One genomic window of Haliotis asinina isolate JCU_RB_2024 chromosome 4, JCU_Hal_asi_v2, whole genome shotgun sequence includes the following:
- the LOC137282659 gene encoding organic cation transporter protein-like yields MGIEEIIEGIGAFGPFQLAMLSIIFGGRLVIAWSMMMMSFAGVAPDWWCTPPDVDPNNASYRDNTTFQLCPKSDNNSCTYVYSDDMNTVINHWNLVCDKDTIAASMTSIQMAGVMTGAFLGGQSADIIGRKRTYYLGILLHGVCNVGAAFSVSWRMFATFRFFIGFGIGTYLTTSYPYAMEFVGTKWTAVCSSLPLWAFGVGLMALSAWLEPDWHTQHLIIAALHIPFFLGWFIVPESLRWLAVKGQLEEAEKVVDQMSRYNRKEKSPNTADMLKQVAEEEKILRASGTKYTYLDLYKGWSMCWKSLVIQFIWACMSFVYYGLSFGVGSLSGNLYLNIFLMSIVEVPGTVLTFVIANKIGRKWTGFLYFDIAAVAAFAVPVVWKYVDADKQGPIITGLALVTKFGIGNGWGAIQILTSEIYPTVIRNLGYGAANTTSRLGGIIAPYVFSGKKGDVFVPFLVVGATTAASATLTMLLKETRGLPLGDTIEKEVKSELKTTKNNSPNTNKTLDTPEKQTEYFSSTKL; encoded by the exons ATGGGGATAGAAGAAATCATTGAAGGTATAGGAGCTTTTGGGCCATTCCAACTTGCGATGCTGAGTATCATATTCGGCGGGAGACTGGTCATTGCCTGGagtatgatgatgatgtcgTTTGCAGGCGTGGCCCCAGACTGGTGGTGTACACCTCCCGACGTCGACCCCAACAACGCCAGCTACAGGGACAACACGACGTTCCAGCTGTGTCCCAAGAGTGATAACAATTCCTGCACCTATGTGTACTCTGATGATATGAACACAGTCATTAATCAC TGGAACCTTGTGTGTGACAAAGACACCATTGCGGCAAGTATGACATCAATACAGATGGCTGGCGTTATGACAGGTGCGTTTCTGGGAGGACAATCAGCTGATATCATTGGAAGGAAGAGGACCTACTACCTGGGAATCCTTTTACACGGCGTGTGTAACGTTGGAGCAGCCTTTTCGGTGTCTTGGCGAATGTTTGCCACTTTCAGGTTCTTTATCGGCTTCGGGATAGGCACATACTTGACAACGTCATATCCATATGCGATGGAGTTCGTGGGAACCAAATGGACGGCGGTGTGTTCTTCGCTGCCTCTCTGGGCGTTTGGAGTCGGGTTGATGGCTTTGTCGGCATGGCTGGAGCCAGATTGGCACACCCAACACCTCATCATCGCAGCTCTGCACATCCCATTCTTCCTGGGCTGGTT CATCGTCCCGGAAAGCCTCCGGTGGCTGGCTGTGAAGGGACAGCTTGAGGAGGCGGAGAAAGTGGTCGACCAGATGAGTCGATACAACCGGAAGGAGAAATCTCCCAACACCGCAGACATGCTGAAACAGGTTGCAGAGGAGGAAAAGATATTGCGTGCCTCGGGCACAAAGTACACCTACCTCGACCTGTACAAAGGCTGGAGCATGTGTTGGAAGTCACTGGTCATCCAGTTCATCTG GGCATGCATGTCCTTTGTGTACTACGGACTTTCATTTGGAGTTGGTTCTCTGTCAGGAAACCTATACCTGAATATCTTCCTTATGTCCATTGTCGAGGTACCAGGCACCGTGCTGACATTCGTCATTGCTAACAA AATTGGCAGAAAGTGGACGGGCTTCCTATATTTTGACATCGCTGCAGTTGCAGCCTTTGCTGTGCCCGTGGTGTGGAAATATG TGGATGCAGATAAACAGGGGCCAATTATCACTGGTCTCGCCCTGGTGACCAAATTTGGAATTGGAAACGGCTGGGGAGCCATTCAGATACTCACGAGTGAAATCTATCCCACTGTGATCAG AAACCTAGGTTACGGCGCCGCCAATACAACATCACGCCTAGGAGGGATAATTGCACCATATGTATTTTCGGGG AAAAAGGGGGATGTCTTTGTTCCGTTCCTTGTTGTCGGGGCGACGACAGCTGCGAGCGCAACGCTGACTATGCTCCTGAAAGAAACAAGAGGCCTCCCTCTAGGTGACACCATAGAAAAGGAGGTTAAGTCTGAACTGAAGACCACCAAGAACAACTCGcccaacacaaacaaaactttgGACACACCtgaaaaacaaactgaatatttttcatCCACCAAATTGTGA